One window of the Dendropsophus ebraccatus isolate aDenEbr1 chromosome 12, aDenEbr1.pat, whole genome shotgun sequence genome contains the following:
- the LOC138768862 gene encoding serine protease hepsin-like has translation MVQKDVVKGCPWTPLRILAVTTCILISLAGIGITIWAVVTYVLRNDNLYLYAVQVNSPDYRLSVFDEREQTWRLVCSSMANEEVATLSCEEMGFIRSVSHQVIHVEIAGTNGTLGYYCIQKSLLSSAKRLQDVLTV, from the exons TGGTTAAAGGCTGTCCCTGGACCCCCCTGAGGATTCTTGCTGTGACTACCTGTATTCTCATCTCACTGGCCGGAATCGGGATTACGATTTGGGCTGTAG TGACGTACGTGCTGAGGAACGACAACCTATATCTCTATGCAG TCCAGGTAAATTCTCCAGATTATCGTCTCAGTGTGTTTGATGAGCGAGAACAAACATGGCGGCTGGTTTGCTCATCCATGGCCAATGAAGAAGTGGCGACCTTAAGCTGTGAAGAGATGGGATTTATCAG GTCCGTCAGCCACCAAGTGATTCACGTGGAGATTGCTGGAACTAATGGCACGTTGGGGTATTACTGTATCCAGAAGTCTCTGCTAAGCAGTGCCAAAAGACTTCAAGATGTGCTGACTGTCTG